The following proteins are co-located in the Paenibacillus sp. J23TS9 genome:
- the yabQ gene encoding spore cortex biosynthesis protein YabQ: MSPNIQWITLFWMLFSGAAMGLAYDSYRVLSGQLHFPRWTLHVLDLFYWCGAALFVFRMLYVSNYGQLRFYVFVGLFLGVWLYFLFLSVTTQRFVVMLIKVVRYFIDVLIRLFRLMLWTPIRLLLKLLKGLAIMLGSLLMFVFHVVLKILLPFWKLTKWMLKPITSRLRMPKWLDKLIHSAVVLWGKWFPKNND; the protein is encoded by the coding sequence TGGGACTGGCCTATGACAGCTACCGGGTGCTGTCGGGCCAGTTGCATTTTCCGAGATGGACCCTTCATGTTCTGGACCTCTTCTATTGGTGCGGAGCCGCTCTTTTTGTATTCAGAATGCTGTATGTCAGCAATTACGGGCAGCTTCGATTCTATGTGTTTGTCGGACTCTTTCTGGGAGTATGGCTATATTTTTTATTCTTAAGTGTTACAACTCAGCGTTTTGTGGTAATGTTAATAAAGGTAGTACGTTATTTTATCGATGTGTTGATACGACTTTTCAGGTTGATGTTATGGACGCCGATTCGGCTGCTGCTGAAGCTGCTGAAGGGACTAGCTATCATGCTGGGCAGCCTGCTGATGTTTGTTTTTCACGTTGTGCTGAAAATTCTGCTGCCTTTCTGGAAGCTGACAAAGTGGATGCTTAAGCCTATAACCTCGCGTCTTCGGATGCCGAAGTGGCTTGACAAGCTCATACACTCTGCAGTTGTTCTATGGGGGAAATGGTTCCCAAAGAATAACGATTAG